Within the Bradyrhizobium cosmicum genome, the region ATCGGCCTGTGGATGATCTTCCTCGACCACATCCCGCACGACGTCGTCGCCTGGCTGACGCTGCGCAATTACGGCTTCAGCGACGCCGCCGAGTTCTTCGTCTTCATCTCCGGCTACCTCGTCGGCTGGATCTACGGGCCGATCGTCGCCGGCGGCTGGTTCATCGCGGCGCTGAAGCGGCTGTGGCGGCGCGCGGCCGAGCTGTACGTCGCCCACATCATGCTGTTCCTGCTGTTCACCGCGCAGATCGCGCGCACGGTCAGGCGGTTCGACAACCCGATGTATGCGGACGAGTTCAACGTTCACCATTTTCTCGACCGTCCGGATATCCTGATCGGGCAGGCGCTCTCGCTGCGCTACAAGCCGGTCAATCTCGACGTGCTGCCGCTCTACATCACGCTGGTGCTCGCCGCGCCCTTCATCGTGTGGGGCCTCGTGCGCCGGCCGAACCTGACGCTCGCCGCCTCCGTGGTGCTCTACGTGCTGTCGCGCCGGTTCGACTGGAACATCGCCTCCTATCCGCCCGGCACGACCTGGTACTTCAACCCGTTCTGCTGGCAGCTGATGTTCGTGTTCGCGGCCTGGTGCGGCATCGGCCAGATCGGGAAGATCGCGACCTGGGTGTGGTCGAAGACGGTGATGGGCCTTGCCGCGGCGTGGATGGCCTTCGCGCTTCTGATCGTGATGACCTGGCACATCCCCGCGCTCGAGGCGGTGATCCCGAAATGGATGATCAAGGCGATCTATCCGATCGACAAGACCGACCTCGACATGCTGCGCTTCACGCACTTTCTGGCGCTGGCGATCTGGGTGATCCGTTTCGTTCCGCGCCACTGGAGGGCGCTGCATTCGAAATGGCTGCGGCCGGTTATCCTCTGCGGCCAGCATTCCCTGCCGCTCTTCTGTCTCGGCGTGTTCCTGTCATTCTCCGCGCACTGGATCCTGACACAATACACGCGGGGCGTCTGGGAGCAGCTCGCCGTGTCCTTCGCCGGCATCCTGATTCAGATCGGCGCCGCGTGGTTGCTCGACCGCGCCCGCCGGGTGCCGGAGCTCTTCGTAAAAGTGACGGAGGAGGAGGAGCCTGACGAGGTCACGCCGGACAGCGCGGCGGCGGCGACGGCCGCCATGGCGCCTGCCAGCCGTCGATGAAACGCGCCGCCCGCCTTCTCGTGGAGAGTTTCATGTCCAGACGTTTGTTGATGATCGCCGGCCTGCTTCTGCTCCTCGCCGGCGGCGCGTCCGCCGAGCCGCCGTCGCCGGAGGCGATGACTGTGGCGCGCAAGCTCGTGGTCACGCTGAGGATCGCCGACCAGTATCGCACGGCGCTTCCGCAGCTCCTGCTCAAGCTGCGGCCCGTGGTCGCGCAGGACCGGCCGGAGATCGAGCGAGACTATGACGCGATGACGGCGCCAGGCGCCGAGATTTACGCCCCGTACGTCGCCGCGATGATCGAACAGATCGCCGCCGTTTATGCCACGACCTTCACGACGGAAGAATTGCGTCAGATCGAGGCGTTCTATGCCCTGCCTGCCGGGCAGAAATATCTGGAGAAGGCGGATGCGCTGGCGGTGGCCAGCGCGCAGATCGGCCAGGATGTCAGCCAGAAGGCGGGCGACGAACTGAAGCAGCGCCTCATCGAGGCGCTACGCCAGAAGGGGCGCAAGCCCTAGAGCATGATCCGGAAAAGTGCGCAGCGGTTCTCCGAAAAGATCATGCTCAAACAATATTCTAAAGCGCGATGAGGATTCATCCTAACCTCATCGCGCTTTAGGCCAGAAACGCGCGGAACCGGCGCAGCGCGATCAGGAAGAAGACGACGCCGATCAGCGTGAGCGCGACCAGCTGCGGCCATACGGCCTCGAGCCCCGCGCCGCGGAACAGGATGGCCTGCGCCAGCATCACGAAATGCGTGTTGGGCGCCGCCAGCATGATGTCCTGGACGAATTGCGGCATGCTCTCCCGCGGCGTCATGCTGCCGGACAGGGTCTGCAGCGGCAGCAGGATCATGATCAGCAAAAGTCCGAATTGCGGCATCGAGCCGGCGACGGTGGCGAGGAAGATGCCCATGCTGGTGGTGGCAAAGAGCTGCAGCGCCGCGCCGACGAGAAACAACGCCACCGAGCCGTCGATCGTGACCGCCAGCCATCCCTTGACCACGAAGGCGATCGACAGGGCGGAAGCGACCAGCACCACGGCCCCCATCGACCAGACCTTGCTTACCATGATCTCCAGCGGCGTGACCGGCATCACCAGCAGGTGCTCGATCGTGCCGTGCTCGCGCTCCCTGATCAGTGCCGCGCCGGTCAGGATGATCGAGAGCATTGTGATCGACATGATGAGGTGGTCGATCGCGCCGAACCAGGACCTCTTCAGCTCCGGATTGAAGCGGGCGCGCAGCGCGAGATCGATCTGTGGCGTCTGCGCCTGCCTGCTGCGCGCCAGGAATTCCGCGATCTCGGCGCTGACGATCTGCTCGACATAACCGCTGCCGTTGAAGGCCTGCGAGATCCGCGTCGCGTCGACGTTGAGCTGGATGGTCG harbors:
- a CDS encoding OpgC domain-containing protein, translating into MIIRDQSALLAPVERDLRLDLFRGIGLWMIFLDHIPHDVVAWLTLRNYGFSDAAEFFVFISGYLVGWIYGPIVAGGWFIAALKRLWRRAAELYVAHIMLFLLFTAQIARTVRRFDNPMYADEFNVHHFLDRPDILIGQALSLRYKPVNLDVLPLYITLVLAAPFIVWGLVRRPNLTLAASVVLYVLSRRFDWNIASYPPGTTWYFNPFCWQLMFVFAAWCGIGQIGKIATWVWSKTVMGLAAAWMAFALLIVMTWHIPALEAVIPKWMIKAIYPIDKTDLDMLRFTHFLALAIWVIRFVPRHWRALHSKWLRPVILCGQHSLPLFCLGVFLSFSAHWILTQYTRGVWEQLAVSFAGILIQIGAAWLLDRARRVPELFVKVTEEEEPDEVTPDSAAAATAAMAPASRR
- a CDS encoding DUF2059 domain-containing protein — translated: MSRRLLMIAGLLLLLAGGASAEPPSPEAMTVARKLVVTLRIADQYRTALPQLLLKLRPVVAQDRPEIERDYDAMTAPGAEIYAPYVAAMIEQIAAVYATTFTTEELRQIEAFYALPAGQKYLEKADALAVASAQIGQDVSQKAGDELKQRLIEALRQKGRKP
- a CDS encoding ABC transporter permease, yielding MRLGNLFQLGIKELRGLSRDPVLLVLIAYSFTFAVYEGANTLPETLNRAAIAIVDEDHSPISTRIGMAFTEPYFSTPRLISQYEMDQRMDAGLDTFALDIPPDFQRDLLARKAPTIQLNVDATRISQAFNGSGYVEQIVSAEIAEFLARSRQAQTPQIDLALRARFNPELKRSWFGAIDHLIMSITMLSIILTGAALIREREHGTIEHLLVMPVTPLEIMVSKVWSMGAVVLVASALSIAFVVKGWLAVTIDGSVALFLVGAALQLFATTSMGIFLATVAGSMPQFGLLLIMILLPLQTLSGSMTPRESMPQFVQDIMLAAPNTHFVMLAQAILFRGAGLEAVWPQLVALTLIGVVFFLIALRRFRAFLA